The stretch of DNA TATGGTCTCTTATTAGTCCGCATGTAAGTCGTGTATTCTTATAATTGTGGTAGCTAGACTAGCTACTGGTATCCCTGCTTGTTGATTTGTTAAAGGATCTGTGAGACAGTGACGCCCTTTTGAGTCTTGGTATTTCATCACTTTGGATCGTTTAGGTTGTTCTTTTACATTGTGGATCACTTTGGAAATAATTTCTTTGTTAGTACGGGTAGTGGAAAAGTTATATATATCTGACTATAATTTTAAATATCTGttatgagatcgaaagatatccACGGCTGCATTTTGAGGAGTATAGATCGCTTTATAGCTAAATGATTGAGACGAGACTGCAATGGCTGATTCTGAGAGTCTATGAGACAATTCTGATGCTGCTGAGCTTATATCTGTATTACACACTGTTCGGTCGGGTCTTCTGAGAGTCAGAGGTTTGTTTTCTTATTGTTCTTTGATAAATTATGTTTAGTTGCTCAGTATTCTTCGCGGACATCTATGTAGATGATGAAATGAAAACCAACCCAACCTGAATGACCACCCCACAACCCGAGGTAGAACCAAAATACAAACGGACTTGATCTGACGCATAACTGTTACCAACTTTGTTGGACCCTATATTGACTGATTTGAAATCACTCAACTAAAATATAACCTAGTCTGAGACTTGCAGAAGTTTATCTACATGACAAATTAGAGTATATAATTCACCATAGTCTGATACTCTGATAGTAAAGGATGGCACAGTAGCATTACAGTTGGGTTCCTGATTGCAGGAATATATTTAGTCGATAATTTATCGAGTCATATTTTATCCTTTGGCTTCACGAAACTATTGGATGATTCGGAGTTTGCTTTTGTATATAATCCTTTAGTCATTGAGGCAACTCTTAATAGTAATATGACCACCTAAACAGGGGTGCTGTTGGCCCAGTGAATGTTGCTTACATTCTGAGTCGAGGTGGCTCTAGACTCCTCGAAACTCTAATTTAAAGTAGAGTCAAGCCTTGCCTTACCCTGTTACCCCTCTGCATTCATTcaaaaagattaatattaaagaTGACTGCTTTTTACTGTTCTCTGATGGAGTATTTGTCTTCTGATTTTCTTGAAAGCCAATTAGCCCATGATAGAGCTTgcgacggatatcgccgtcacaaatgagaatttgtgatctaTTTATGCCCAAAATGCAAAaattgttgaatttatgtgaCCTTTGGGACAACATACTGGATGAATAGAGAGGAAAGTTAATGGAAGGATTTGGGCATTTGGCGTATTTGTGTTATAATTAAGTCTGACTTTATTTCTTCCTTTTAATTAACACCCGTAAAATACTCGTGCCACTTTATTTCTTCTTTTAAATTTAAGACCGACTTTATTGTCGGACTGGAGGCACAGTAGAAAAGTTTTAGTTGCGTGACTTGCGTCTTAAGCCGTGTCTCGAAAATTTAAGAGACAACTTTTCATGAATAGTAAAATGTGGGTGGGAAAGTTGGTCCTATGAATTGCTGTCGAAATTTTTTATGAGTCGGAGCACTCTACTACAAATAACGTGAAAAACTTGAAAAGTTTGAACTGAGTCTTAAAAATAAAATACTCCTATCAGACCTTAGGACCCATTTTGGGTTTGAGATAAAGATAGCCTAAGTTATTCCTATTCTACACCCGCAATATTTAGTGGTAAAGTAGATGTTCGTGTGACGTCATCAGTTTATAATGATCTAATAAGCATCATGGGGCTACTATATTCGTGACTACACTAGATATAATCATTTGTTAATGAAAAAGAGGATGattaaaattaatttaaaataatCACTGTTAAATTATTTCTTCCGTTCACTTAGATTCTGAGAAATGGGCTTGCTCCGGGTTGGTGGGACCCACAAGGACCGGCAAGTTTTTCGTCATCTCAATGGATTCAGAGCTAGCACTGATGAATCCGGGTTTATCGGCTAAAGACTGGACTCCTCTTGTAACATTGGAACAAACTGACAGACTTTCTATATATAGTAAGTTATGTCCCAAGTTTAATTTCACCATTTTCTATCTGAGATTTACTAGAAATATTTTGTTCAAGTGCTCTGTTTTGTATTCTCCCTTTCGTTTAACGAGTCTTGATGTGTTGCAATTTATGTACTGGTCTTTTATCTTGTCATGTTCAGAATTCGGATTTTTCTCATTTGGAGTACGTTATATCTCGACAGGCCGGCAAGCCGCAACAATGTCTTTATCTACCAAATTCACTGTTTACACAGTAAGTAATTTTACAGATGCGATGTCACAGTTTTAGCCATGGCCAACATTTTGTGTAAGATTACATGACCATCAGTGGCAGTGTTGGGATTTCGCATTAGAGGGGATTACTGACTGTAGTTCTCTCGCTCCGCTACTAAGGACCTTGCCACAAGTCAAAGTCATGTATGTGAAAGTTATGGGATACACGATCTAATGAGCTTATTGTCCTATTGTATTAGATTATAATACAATGAAAACTTCCAAGTAATGCCAATAATAAACTAACAAAAATTAGTGCAGGGATGTCAATCGGGAAAAATTTATAGCAGAGATGGAAAGTGAAAGCAAGGATGATGAAGATCCAATACAGCAAACTGAGCTGCCACATGATTTGATATCTGAGATGTTGTTAACATGATTGCCCATCAAATCCGTTTTCCGATTCAAGTCCGTTTCCAAACTCTGGTATTCGATTATCTCTTCTTCTCGTTTTGCTTGCACCCACCACAAGTTTTCCAGCCCTTCGACCACACAATCCTTGCTCATTCGAAAAAGCAACAAATTCCAGATCATGTCTCACGAAAATGGCCAAATTGACTTGGTCAACGTGGAGGTTGACTTTGGTTTAGATGAGAATATGGTCTTGGTGGGGACTTGTAATGGGTTGGTTGGTTTAGGATCAACTTCTGGTAGTTTGTTCATTGTATGGAATCCAATAACGGGCGAATTTTGCAAATATTTGGACCCGGAAATCTCCGACTTCACTACCGGAGGAGGGTGTATGGTCACTTGGGGATTTGGGTATGTTTCTGCAGTTGATGATTACAAGTTTGTTAGGCTATGCAAAAAAGTGTTTAGGGAATCGATAAGGGTTCACGTTTACTCGACAAGGTTTGACAAAATGAAAAGAATCGACAATGATACTTGTGATAATTTCTTTGGTTTGAGAATAGCTGAGCGCTTACATAGACCAGGGGTACTGGTTAATGAGACTCTGTATTGGATGGGCGGCGTGCCACCCATGCTAGATGGATTGCCAAGGAAAATTCTTTCCTTTGATCTAGCATCTGAGATTTTTGACACATTTCCTCACCTCGAGGTGAGCACACCGCCTTCAACATGTGATACAGATAAAGATGAATGTTTTGATGAGTTATTATGTGTTGTAAATGGGTGTTTATCTAAGTACGGTAGACGTGTTACAAGTGGTGAGTATGTCGTAACCGTGTTGAAAAGTCCtggagaaaaggaagaaattatTCTTTCTAGGGATTTGGCTGATTGGATGTACGATGACTTAATTGGATCCGTCGGAGGTAACAAGATCTTCACACAATTTTACGGTGATTCTGCACTACGTTTAGGGGTTTTCGACGTAACTTTGCAGCCTTTGAAGCATACGTTGTTGATGATCCTTGATAGAGGGCCAAAAATTGAGATTGTTAGTTATTGTCCCAAGTCTTATTTCACTTAATACTCAGCTATAGAGACACCCGAGACACACATAGACGAGGTTTCGAATATCTAACTTCTACTTGTTTTCCTTTAGCTAcaccacgttttttttttttttttttttttttttgttgacggTTTTTTTTAGTGTCATAGTACTCTACTCTGACTAACCATGttctttaaatttttatttttttgtaagaaATATTTTAATACGAGGCAACATAAAGAATTTGTTGAGTCGGAGGTACTATTTAACCGCGCTTTTGACTAAACTATACAATGCATTTATCTACTGAACATATTAATGCAATTTAAATGAATGTTGTAGCTTTTCTAGCATTTGGAACTTGTGTCTCTATTACACACCACAACTATAAAACCATCACATTTGCAGTATACACAACTGCTATGCGTTAAGGTTTTAGAAAATGGGAGACGAAGATTGCCTCGACGAAACAAAGCTACCTTCCTGAAGATCTTATTATTCAAGAAATACTTATAAGATTGGAAGTTTTTGCTTAAATAGGGTCGAAacccaaactatttaacaaaatagggcgggtttcaaactatttaccaaaaatgggtccTCGTCATCAATtccgattttttttattttttttgaatttcatAGCATGTCGCTGCCCTGGACAGCGAGAAGTTGGTTCCATGTTTAGGTGTTTGACAACCTACATTCGTCGTCTCCGTTCTCCTTACTCCTACTACCAAATAATGAAATACAACCAGCATTCTCTTCTTCTCACTTCCCTTATCATATACACACATTTGTTTGAGTTATTAGCTTCATGTTTTACCCAAAAAAATGACCCGCAATATCGCCGTTCACAAACAATTTATGTTGCTAGCTGCGAAAGCGAAACCGAAACCAAAATGGCTGAATTTTACATGTTGCAACGTGATCGACGATTCTGAGTAAGCTTCCCATGAAACAAAGCTGTACCTTTCAAAGCTCACTGTAATTACTAAATACTGTATATCACTATCACCATAAATCCATAATTCCTACTGTATATCACTATCAATATAAATGGATTTCTCGAAACCGAAATAGTTACTGAACGGCGATCTTGCGGATCATTTTTTGCGGAAACCATGGAGCAAATAACTCAAACAACCAAGTGTATATGTTAAGGGAAGTGAGAAGAAGAGAATGGTGGTTGTATTTCATTATTTGGTAGTCGGAGTAAGGAGAACCGAGACGACGAATGTAGGTTGTCAAACACCTAAACATGGAACCAACTTCTCGCTGTCCAGGACAGCGACATGCTatgaaattcaaaaaaaaaataaaaaaaatcggaattgatgacgtggacccattttttgtaaatagtttgaaacccgccctattttgttaaatagtttgggtTTCGACCCTATTTAAGCAAAAACTTCTATAAGATTGCTGTTAAATCCATTCTCTGCTTAAAGTCAGTCTCAAAACAATGGTACTCTACTCTCTCATCTTCTGATTTCACCAATGCCCACCTTATCAAATCTCCATTTTATCACCCTTTTGCTCCGGTTAACACCTTGTTTCTCAAAAGCGGTAAAAGTTACTACCTTTTCtcttatgatgatgatgacaatgatCATATTTCGTGTAGTTGTAAAGATAATTTGGTGAAGCTAGACGTTGACTTTGGCTTTGGGTCCGAAGATAACTTTCGCTTTAATGGGTTGATTTGTTTCACAAATATGAATCATTTTATGGAACCCGGCTACCCTGAAATTTCACAAATATGAATTAGATGGGTATTTGAAGCGTTTTGAAGGGCAATTCTACCGTTGTATCGACAGTGGATTTGGGTATGCATCCTTTGTTAATGACGATAATAAATATGTTAGAATCTTGAGCACGATTTGGGGAGAGGAGAGTTGTATTATTGGAGTACATGTCTTCTCCCTTAGGGAAAAAAGGTGGACGAAAATCGATTTTGATATTGAACTTTTTTCTCTTCATAGAGGACCAGTGCTTATTAATGAAACGGTTATATTGGGTCGGTTATAGTATCCGAGCTCGTCAAGTTAAAAATAAACATATGCAGTTGTTCTTGTATATTCCCTTTGCTTCGGTCATTTGCTTACCTTTTATTTTGAAAGATCAATGAGAGAAGAGAGGGCCATTTGAAGGtggtattattttttttttttttttttttttggtgtaaaccggGGTGTCCACCCCCTCGCCGCGCGTGCTCTCACAAAGAGGTAAACGGCTGGTCAAAGAGTTTGATCCATTCCCATGGGCAGAGATCGAAccctgacctcatggttaagggatgaggtgagcaaccaccacaccaaacACATTTGGTTAAGGTGGTATTATTAAGTGACAATTGAATAATGGGTTTTTCTATCATGTGCCCATTGGGCACATGATAAAGAgccaattaaggaaaatattaaGGAGCCAATTATTGGTGTAATACTTTCCTTAATTGACTCCTTATCATGTGCCCATTGGGCACATGATAGAAAACCCAATAATAGGTCACGTTAGTCAAATTATCCTTCAAAAAATTCCTAATataaaaaagataaataaaaaaataagactcccataaataaaataaataaataaataaatgaccgAATAGAGGGAGTATATTATGGGTATAAATATGGAGTAACATCCTACCTAGTTAAACATTAACACGTGTAATTAGTCGAAATTTGACCTTGGCCACCACGGCTTTAATATGTAGCAATATCTTGGGGAAAGGTTTTACCCGATTTTGTGAATCTTTGGTAACCAATTTCCTTGTTTAATactccatacaatcaccaaagttTAACTATTTACCTTGCGGTCACAGCAAAAGCACAAAAACAAACGagtaataaaaatgaaaatatttGTAAAAACTGTTGCCGGTAGAACCATCACTTTAGATGTTGAATCCACTCATACAATTGAAGATGTCGTAAATAAGATCCAAGAAAACGAAGGTAATTTCGATTTCTTATCGAAAGATGAAATCTGAAAATTGTTTCCCGAGCATAGACTCGGTTTTGTTTTTTGGATTATTTCAATTCACTTCATTTCAGTTTAGTATGTACCCGAGCTTGTCACATACTAATGATTTATATTCACAAATAGGTATTCCCTCGTTTCAAAATTGTTTGATTTTAGATGGAAAGCGGCTGCAAAATAGTCATACCCTAGCTAATTGTGGCATCAAGAATGGTATCTAAATTCACCAATCTCTTTATTTATTTATACAGTTAGTCTTGTATAAGGCGGTTTTTACACACTGGAATATATTATGTATGTTTTGACATAATAAATATGCAGAATCAACACTTCATCTTGAATGGCTAAGATCAGGAGGGTCTCAGTATGAATGGTGGTGGACGGCCCGGCGTAATGGCCGGGCATTGGCTCTTAAATTCCATCTAGACAAGAAGATTTGCTGCAAGTATGTCATTTATTTACTTATTAACTATGAACGATCACAAATAATTCTACAAAAGATTTAAATGATATAAAATCATGAAATTGACTTAATaataagagtaaattatcaattacacccacgtcaaatgcacatttttacatttactcccacgtcaaatttttttattaaattacacccaagttaatagctcagTTTACAAATTGCACCCAATATCGGAATCCGGCCACttttccgtcaaaattcaaattttctgGGTAGAAAATTGATTTTAGGACATTTTTgcccttcctttcttcttcttttatgaaGCATACTTCTCATCATCTTGTTTTTTTCTCCTCATtcattctcttcattcttctatATCTTTCTCATTCTCTTCATTCTCATTCATTCTCATTCGATTAATGCCAAGCAATTATAATTTTCAATTCGGTTCTTCCTAAGCGCatagtgttgttgatgttgtattgtttgAGAGCAGTTTAGGCGATTTGTTGACGAAAATCCAGAAGACAAATCATAAACATTACAAATCTTGGTTAACACCATTAATCTTCCCTTTCCTCACCAAAACACCAAACCCAGATTGAACTAAACCATCTGGACATCTCAAAAATAACATTGGTTTAACAATTAGACCAAACTTGTGAAATTTGTGTTAATCCATAATTAAAAAGTTGTCACCTTTTTTCTCCAATTAATAATGAAGAAGTTGCTATAAACACCAATGTTTGCCCAGGAATTACGAAAGCCCCAATTTACAATGGagaaaaaaaaactacaaaattCATAAGGTAAATGAATAATTAGAATAATGATCGAAGGTTTAAAGGGGGGAAATGGAGGAAAATTAAGTGAAGCTTAATGTTGATGGAGATGAATTGAAGGGAGTAGAGGCGAGAAAGGGGAAGTTCTGGTAAATGGAGGATTGAGGAAGAATAGATGCGGGGGCAAATTCgtcattttataaatttttctACCTGAAAATGGCATTGGGTGCAATTTATAAACGGAGGtattaatttgggtgtaatttaaaaaaaaaatttgacgtgggagtaaatgtaaaaatgtgcatttgacgtgggtgtaattgataatttactctaataATAATTGGTATATGTGGTTAGATGTTATGCTCGTCTTCCTGCAAAAGCCACCAATTGTCGAAAGAAGAAATGCGGACATAGCAATCAGTTACGGGAGAAGAAGGGTTATCGTAATTGGAGGCGTATACTAAGCTAGCTTGTATATACTATCATTCGCTGGCGTCCTATCATCGTCTGTTGTTATAATTATCGTCTCATACGAAGTTTTCTATAGATTGTCAAGCTATATTGTTATGGATATGATGTCTAGGATTATCTACGAGCATCCTTGCTCCTGTATTTATTTGGAAAAggttattattcttattgatttGATTCAGTTTAAAGTATTGAATAGAATCAGATAATCTAAGAGTAAATATATACGGAGTACTACTTTTAACTTTGTCATTACCTTTAGCTCAAATTTTATTGTAAGaccgttgtttttttttttggaaggaGTGCATAAATAATTAAACCCGAAAGTACAGGTACATAGGGGAGCGGCTCGATGGCCGCAACGCAGCCATCAGTACATAAACGAAGAACAAAAGGTGGTGCGGAGTCCCAATTAATACATCCATTACTAGAACTACTATCAACTAGACCGGCCTTGGCGAGAGCATCCGCAACTCCATTGGCCGACCGTTTCTCAAAGACAATCTTCAATCGGGGAGAGCTTTCCAAGAGCTCCCTACACTCAAGGATAACATTAGCAAATTGGCCACAAGGTGGAGCCTTGCTCAAAATAGAAGTAACCGCATTAAGGCAATCAGAGGCAATAATAAAACGATCCATGGACGCAAGACTGACCCTCAGACCCTCTCTAATGGCTAAGATCTCACCAACAAAGGGGTTAGGAGCAAAGAGCCGTCTAGACCAACCCCGCACCCACGAGCCCATGTCATTCCTAACCACACACCCAATACAAGCTAAGGAAAAGAGGGGAGAGAAGGCCGCATCAACGTTGATTTTAAACCAACAAAGCGGGGGAAGGCCCAACTACAAGGGTAGTAAGAGGCAGAGGTAGGACCGGGTAAGGAGGGTGGTAGGCTAGATGACAAGGCAGAGGCCCAGGACGAGGCAAGATTGGCCGTGGCACCACAGAACAAGGGGGGCGGTCTGGGGGTAGTGTCATTGAAAGTTGAATCACATCTCTGAGTCCAAAGGCGCcacaagacaaaggaaaagagagTTGTCCAAGACGAGTTACGAGAGGTGCAATTCTCATGGATCCAAGGTTGGAGGTCAAGGGAAAAGAAGGATTGGTCAACATCAAACTGGCCCAAGACAGAGGTAGCAATACTACAGTCGCGAAGGAGGTGGATAGAGGATTCCTCCAGGGAGGGATTGGGGCACAAGAGGCAAGAAGGGGAGGGGAGGATAGTTCTTTTAAAGAGGGTTTTATTGTGTGGTAACTTGTCCGTAAGACCGTTGTTAATAAGAATAAATataaactattatatttattcttaTTTGTTGTACGTGCGACGAGAAAAATGTGATCACTTTTTGATAAATGGTGATTCGCaaagtgcataaatatgaatcgGATTGGTATTTAGAGCGTTTTgcataaatataaatacttaTCGAGTTATCTTCCATCCTTTGATTTTACGCAACTGTTGGAAAATTCAGAATTTCCGAGTATGCTTTTAACTGTTCATTGCTTCTATATTTCTTCTGATTTGAGATGCAATTTTGATTAGTACTACGTCGTTTTTTTGACCTGTCCAACATTTTCACCCGTATAATCATTGTCGTTTTATTTAAGAATGCCTAGCTTTGAAAAGCCATACTTCGTATATCGTTGTCGTGAAAGGGTCATTGTATTATTGTATATCCAACCCTGAAAAATGAAACTAAATTTTTTCATTTTCGGTGACTAAAAGTCTAAAATTCACAAAAGGGATGCCAAGTCCGAGTACAGACGATAGTTCTCTCGCTCCACCACTAATGACCTTGTGACAAGTGAAAGTCATGGTATGCACGACCTAATTAATGAGATTAGATTGTCTTGTTCTCTATCGAATAATACAATTTTAGTACAGAGGAAAAAACTAGAGATGGGAAGGGGACGGAGACGTGGACGTGGACGTCACAGCAAGGATAAGAAAGATCCAATACAGCAAAGAGAGCTGCCATTTGAtgtaataataatgatattaacAAGATTGCCTATCAAATCCATTGTTCGATTCAAGTCCATTTCCAAACTCTGGTATTCTACTCTCTCTTCTCCTCGTTTCATTTTCGTCCACTTAGAATTTCCCCAACCTTCAACCACACACTCCTTGTTCATTCGATCAAATAACAAATTTCAGATTTTATCCTATGAAAATGGTGATCAAAGTACCCAAATGGATAACAAATGTGTAATTGACTGGGTCAACGAAAAGGTTGACTTCGATGTAGGCAATGAGAAAATCGCTTTGGTAGGCACTTGTAATGGGCTGGTTTGTTTAGGATCAGAATCGGGTTGTTTGTTCATTATATGGAATCCAATAACTCGCGAATTTTACAAGTACAAGGATCCTGAGATCGCTAAGTTTACTCGCGGGGACTGTAGGGTCACTTGGGGATTTGGGTATGTTTCTAGTGTTGATGATTACAAGATTGTCCGAATATGCAAAAAAGTTTTTAGTAAATCTTTCAGGGTTCATGTCTACTCGCAAAGGTTAGATAGACTGAGAAGAATCGAGAACAATGATGCTTCTCATAATTTCTCCGGTTTGAGAATTGCTGAGCACTTACATAGACCAGGGGTGTTGTTTAATGAAACTCTGTATTGGATGGGTGGCGTGCCACCCATGATTTATCAGTTTCGAAGGAAAATTTTTTCTTTCGACTTAGCTTCAGAGATGTTCGACATGTTTCCTCACCTTGAGGTGGGAACACCTTCGCCATATACAAGTAATGTaaataacgatgaatgttttgatGTGTTGTTATGTGTCGTAAATGGTTGCTTATCTAAGTATGGTAGATCCGTCAAAACTGGTGAAGGAATTCTAACTTTATTGAAAGGTCCCGGAGAGACTGAAGAAATCATTCTTCCTAGGAATTTGGTTGGCTCGATGCTTTACGACAATTTAATCGGATTCACCGGAGGTAACAAGGTATTTATACAATATTGTGGTAGTTATAATGCACCATGTTTAGGGGCTATCGATATGACTTCACAACCTTTAAAGCACACACGATTGATGATCCTTGAAGCAGAAACGAAAATCGTTAGTTATTGTGCAAGTCTTGTGTCACCTAATGTTTTGAGGATCTCCACTAACGGGGATTCGAACCTCTAAACTTTACATCTTGTTTTCGGTTTCGTGTGGTGGAAGACGCAGTTATCCTATTTAATTAagcattttttgattttttttttttcaggaaATCTattatgagaaatatttacaaaaatgAATATATTGACATGTGAGATTACTTGTAGTCCCTGTGTCTTTGAAAAAGTCGTGGCATATTTCACCTAATGAGCTTATTCTCCGATTAGTACTAAATTATTAcgagtatttttttttataaaataacaCACGACGAAAACTTCAAAGTAATGCATGAATGAGTCATCAAGAGTGGTACTCAACAATTAACCAACAAAAAAATTGATATATAATCAACTTCATCAGACGACTTTTTTCACAAACTAAAATTAAAATGGGAGACAAAGagccaaataataataataaggagcAGGTGATGATTGAGCCACAAAGCTGTTTCTTCGATGATCTGATTATTGAAGAAATACTTACAAGATTGCCCATTAAATCAATTCTTCGATTTAAGTCAGTTTCAAAACAATGGTACACTACTCTGTCTTCTTCCAATTTCGCCAATGCTCACCTTATCAAATCTCCGTTTTCTCACCCTTCTGCTCCTATAGAGACCTTGTTTATCAAATGTGGTAACAATTTCTACCTTTCCTTATGTGACGATGATCAAATTTCTGGTAATTTTCAAGATAATTTAGTTAAACTAGACGTTGACTTTGCCAACGACGAAAATTTTTGTCTACTCACTGGGTGCTGCAATGGGTTGATTTGCTTAACCCTTGGTCGTGACAAGTACTTCATTATATGGAACCCGGCTACCCGCAAAGcgcacaaatatgagtcagatGGTTTTTCAAATCATGTTAACTTTTCAG from Silene latifolia isolate original U9 population chromosome 10, ASM4854445v1, whole genome shotgun sequence encodes:
- the LOC141606458 gene encoding uncharacterized protein LOC141606458 isoform X4, with translation MDSELALMNPGLSAKDWTPLVTLEQTDRLSIYSRQAATMSLSTKFTVYTWQCWDFALEGITDCSSLAPLLRTLPQVKVMDVNREKFIAEMESESKDDEDPIQQTELPHDLISEMLLT
- the LOC141606458 gene encoding uncharacterized protein LOC141606458 isoform X3; this translates as MDSELALMNPGLSAKDWTPLVTLEQTDRLSIYKFGFFSFGVRYISTGRQAATMSLSTKFTVYTWQCWDFALEGITDCSSLAPLLRTLPQVKVMDVNREKFIAEMESESKDDEDPIQQTELPHDLISEMLLT
- the LOC141606458 gene encoding F-box/kelch-repeat protein At3g23880-like isoform X2 — encoded protein: MSHENGQIDLVNVEVDFGLDENMVLVGTCNGLVGLGSTSGSLFIVWNPITGEFCKYLDPEISDFTTGGGCMVTWGFGYVSAVDDYKFVRLCKKVFRESIRVHVYSTRFDKMKRIDNDTCDNFFGLRIAERLHRPGVLVNETLYWMGGVPPMLDGLPRKILSFDLASEIFDTFPHLEVSTPPSTCDTDKDECFDELLCVVNGCLSKYGRRVTSGEYVVTVLKSPGEKEEIILSRDLADWMYDDLIGSVGGNKIFTQFYGDSALRLGVFDVTLQPLKHTLLMILDRGPKIEIVSYCPKSYFT
- the LOC141609395 gene encoding ubiquitin-ribosomal protein eL40 fusion protein-like; translation: MKIFVKTVAGRTITLDVESTHTIEDVVNKIQENEGIPSFQNCLILDGKRLQNSHTLANCGIKNESTLHLEWLRSGGSQYEWWWTARRNGRALALKFHLDKKICCKCYARLPAKATNCRKKKCGHSNQLREKKGYRNWRRILS